The genomic interval CTGCGAATAGCATGCTCAAACGAGGCATGGGAGAAACCTTACGGGGGAAGTCCGTCGGCATGCAGGCAAGGCACTTCTATATGAAGTGCTTTACGCATAATATGTTGGTGAGGGGTTAAGATGGAACTTGCAATCGAGCCGGTGAGGCTTTCGGTGATCTTGGTGTAGGGTCATGATAAGCATTGATGGCGCCGGGGGTGGCAGTGCTGCGGTCTTTTGCCTGATGGCAAAGCCCTATTCGGCATCCCGAAGGGAGTATCCCCTGCCTCATAGCACGCCACCACGGCGCTGGACAAACTGGGGGTTGTCCCTTACGGGGTGGTTTGTAGGGCATGCGGACAGCATGGCCGTCCAGCCGCCAAAGTGGTGGTCTACCTGATAAGGCCATCCATACCTGGTCAGTATCGGTAAAAGCATCAGTTCTTGGCTGTATTGACGCTTCTGCAAAAAACTGCGGTCGGAGGTGTTTGAAGCCTCAAAACCAAAAGCCTTATATAATATAATATATCACAATATAAGATATAATATGATACCGAACCATGGCTGAGGCACCCGAGCAATTCCTGAGGACTGTACGGAGATCCGGCACCTCGCTTGCAGTCCATATACCTCCGGAAGTGGCCAGCCTGATGGAGATCAGGGAAGGCGATATGGTGAGGGTTGTCCTGGAGCCTATCAAGAAGAGGAGAAAAGGATGAAGCATTACCTCTCCCACCTCAGGCAGAAGAAGCCCATTGATGTTAAGAAAAGCTTTGTTGAGATCCAGACCGAGCTTGACAGGATATCTCCCTTAAGCTCCATCATTGGGGATATTGAGACTTCCTTAGGCAAGGAAAATAAGGATCTGAGGCACCTGAAGATGAAGGTCCTTTTGTCAGAGATGAAGGGAAAGGAAGAGATCAGGAACAGGCTTTGCCTGCTTACCCACCACCTGGGCTTATTGAGGAAGAGCCTGCTGATCAACGACAGGGATAAGCTGCTGGGCTCGATCGCCATGTTCACAAAGAATCCCTATGCAAGATTGTCAGGGGTTATTCAGGATGTCGCAAGCCTGGAGAAGCTTATAAAGGAGTTTGACCACAATTACGAAACCTATGTCAGGCAGAATGCAACAAGCCTGGACCATCGCCTTCATCTGGAGAAAGGCTATGGCGAGGCGATGGAGCAATTGCAGGCCTGTTTGCAGGGAAAGAAGGTTGTTGCCGCATCGCTGGGAAGGATGTTTGTTGACTTAGGCAGATCCCTCATCAGAAAAGATAATGACTTGGAGAATCAGCACACGAGGAGGCATCTTCCTTAAGGCCGCATTGAAATAAATGTTAAATATCGAGAACAAAAGACGTGCTCAGTAGAAAGTCAATCGGCATCAAGCTCGCTTGTGATTGCATCTGCGATTGCTGACATCCCCGAAGGGGCCTACCCCTGTCAGCAGTGGTTATGACTGCGAAGAAGCTCGCAGAAAGGATGCCGGACTTTCTACTGAGCCCAAAAGAGGGACAGATTAATAAATGAGCGCCCCCCAACAAAGTCCGGGTATTCACTGAACCTATAAAATGTACGACGCAAAAAAAATAGAGGCTGAGCAGCGGAGATACTGGAAACGCATCAATCTTCTCGAGAAGCTGAATGCCAAGAACCGCAAGGGAGAGCGCTATTTTCTCCTGGATGGCCCTCCTTACGCAAATTTCATCCCTCATGTCGGCCACATCAGGAACACCGTCTATAAGGATATCCTCATCCGGTGGAATTTCATGAAAGGGAAGAGTGTCTTCTTCCAGCCTGGCTTTGACACCCACGGGCTTCCTGTCGAGAACATGGTTGAAAAGGAGCTGAAGCTGGGCTCAAAAAAAGATATTGAGAAGATGGGCATCGCCAAGTTTACAACTGCCTGCAGAAAGCTTGCCACAAAGAATAAGGAGGTCTGGCTTGATGTGTATGATGCGCTCGGCAGCTGGTACGCATGGAAGGAGCCTTACCTCACCTATGATCAA from Candidatus Nanoarchaeia archaeon carries:
- a CDS encoding AbrB/MazE/SpoVT family DNA-binding domain-containing protein, whose protein sequence is MAEAPEQFLRTVRRSGTSLAVHIPPEVASLMEIREGDMVRVVLEPIKKRRKG